GTAAGGGGAACAACATGAGAAAATCATTGTTTTTCCAGCGACTCACACCTGGTGCATTCCTATAATGCCTGGCTGTTGTTTTGATTTGTCCATGTTTTCAAACAGTAATAATGATTTTTCCATGTTGTTATGCAACTATGGGGTACACCTGTTCGTAAATATGGTTCACTTAACAGGCAGCGATGTGGAGACCCGGGCAGATTGGCTTCGGGTCTCCATCGTTTTTTCAAAGGTGTACTTAGTGCCTTTCCATCCAGATGCTTTCGGAGAATTATTTATTTTGCTTCATGCGACACGCAACTCTCGCATCATCTCTGCCGGGCTTTGGCCGAAATAGCGTTTGAATTCTCGACTGAACTGCGATGAGCTTTCGTATCCCACCTTGTCGGCGGCAATGTAAGCTTTCAAGTTATGCTGCATCATCAAATCCCTGGCCTTGGCTAAGCGGATTTTTTTCAGATACTGCATGGGGGAATCCGATGTGATTTCTTTAAAAGCCCGGTGAAATGCCGAGGCGCTCATGCGCGCTTTGCCGGCCAGTTTTTCCACGTCGAGTTTCCCGGCATACTCGTCCTGCATGACTTTCAATACGCGCGCCACCTGGGAAAATGTGCCGCTGTGCATGGCCAGTGAATAAAGGACCGGAGCCTGGGTGCCGCAAAGCGCCCGGTAAAGAATTTCCCGAACCAGGCCCGGACCCAGGATTTCGGCTTCCGCCTCTGACTGAAGGCACTTGAGCAGCCTTGCTGTCGCATCCGCCATATCGTCGTCCATGGCAGCAGGACCGATCCCGCGGGGCAGCCCCTTTTCACGATGATTCTCGATTTCCAATTCCAGCCCCAATCGGCCGATCAAGTCATTCAACTGGGCCATGTCGATATCGATAAACAGGCCGCGCAAAGGCTTGTCAGGGCTTGCAGAGGCCTCGCATTCAAAGGGCATGGTCACGGTGGTGACCAGGTAATGGTTGGCATCATACTGAAACGTCCGACCACCCAGATAGCCGGTCTTCTGACCCTGGGCAATGATGCAGATCCCCGGATCATAAATCAGCGGCTGCCGGGGATAGGCTTGGTCTCTTTGAAAAGACGCACCCCTTTGAGCCCCGATTCGAAAAGTCCGTCGTTGATTTCCGGAAAGTTTTGTAGCAGTTCCGCCAGCTTTGACATGAAACGTTCCTCCTTCAATTTATGCATAAATAAGACAATAATTCGGGCTTTCAATCAACCAAAAACACACCCGGAAGCAGAAACAGGCAAGATTTAGACAGAAACAGGCATTTAAAGCCAGTACGCGGAGACGTATATTCATTTTCAAAGATCGTGAATGAAAAAGCACAGGGAGCATCATGAGCAAAAAACTATCCGTTACCTAGTGCCCATCCAGAAATGGCCAATTTGCCCGATATCTTTGTTGCGCGAAAAATTTTATCCTCGGAATATCAACTATATACCTCCGGTAAAATTTTTCGTGCGCCTCGATCTCGACCAAATTCTCCTATTTCTGGATGAACACTA
This window of the uncultured Desulfosarcina sp. genome carries:
- a CDS encoding AraC family transcriptional regulator; this translates as MIYDPGICIIAQGQKTGYLGGRTFQYDANHYLVTTVTMPFECEASASPDKPLRGLFIDIDMAQLNDLIGRLGLELEIENHREKGLPRGIGPAAMDDDMADATARLLKCLQSEAEAEILGPGLVREILYRALCGTQAPVLYSLAMHSGTFSQVARVLKVMQDEYAGKLDVEKLAGKARMSASAFHRAFKEITSDSPMQYLKKIRLAKARDLMMQHNLKAYIAADKVGYESSSQFSREFKRYFGQSPAEMMRELRVA